In Mercurialis annua linkage group LG5, ddMerAnnu1.2, whole genome shotgun sequence, a single genomic region encodes these proteins:
- the LOC126682545 gene encoding cytochrome b-c1 complex subunit Rieske-4, mitochondrial-like, which yields MLRVAARRLSSLCSTQPSWRPAAASAIGTRNPINGGDSSDASFKSKAFDDHYLAFHSQFHIPSRGFSSGSLAPKHEDGLMTDVPATVAAVKNPTSKIVYDEYNHERFPPGDPSKRAFAYFVLTGGRFVYASLIRLLILKLVLSMSASKDVLALASLEVDLSSIEPGTTVTVKWRGKPVFIRRRTEDDLKLANSVDLASLRDPQPDADRVKNPEWLIVIGVCTHLGCIPLPNAGDFGGWFCPCHGSHYDISGRIRKGPAPYNLEVPTYTFLEENKLMIG from the exons ATGTTGCGGGTTGCAGCTAGAAGGCTCTCTTCTCTCTGTTCAACGCAGCCGTCGTGGAGACCGGCCGCTGCGTCGGCGATCGGGACGCGGAATCCAATCAACGGCGGTGATTCATCGGATGCTTCTTTTAAATCTAAGGCCTTTGATGATCATTATCTTGCTTTCCATTCTCAATTTCACATCCCCAGTAGAG GTTTCTCTTCGGGGTCGCTCGCACCAAAACATGAAGATGGCTTAATGACAGATGTTCCAGCAACAGTGGCGGCAGTTAAGAATCCCACTTCAAAGATAGTTTATGATGAGTACAATCATGAGCGTTTTCCTCCAGGTGACCCTAGCAAGCGGGCATTTGCCTATTTTGTCCTTACTGGTGGCAGGTTTGTGTATGCTTCACTGATCCGGCTTCTTATCCTCAAGCTGGTGCTGAGTATGTCTGCCAGTAAGGATGTTCTGGCGCTGGCTTCTTTGGAAGTTGATCTCTCAAGCATTGAGCCAGGCACCACTGTGACAGTTAAGTGGCGTGGAAAGCCAGTCTTTATTAGGCGCCGAACAGAAGATGACCTTAAGCTGGCAAATAGCGTTGATTTGGCATCTCTTCGCGACCCACAGCCAGATGCAGATAGGGTCAAGAATCCTGAATGGCTAATTGTTATCGGGGTGTGCACACATTTGGGTTGCATTCCCTTGCCAAATGCTGGAGATTTTGGCGGCTGGTTTTGCCCATGCCATGGTTCGCATTATGATATCTCCGGAAGGATTCGCAAGGGTCCGGCTC